DNA from Mycolicibacterium alvei:
CCACGACCGTCATCGTGGAAACTCCGAAAGGACAGTCATGACCCGAGCCCGGATGTGCGCCCTGGCCATCGGTGCGTTCGCCGCCACAGCCTTGATCGGTGGCTGCACCTCGGCCGAGAACACCCCGGAACCCTCGAGTGCAGCCCAGGGCGGCTCGATCACGGTGTTCGCCGCGGCCTCCCTGAAATCGGCATTCACCGAGATCGGCGGGCAGTTCGAGACCGACAACCCGGGCAGCACGGTGGAGTTCTCGTTCGCCGGATCCTCGGACCTGGTCACCCAGCTCACGCAGGGCGCCGACGCCGACGTATTCGCCTCGGCCGATACCCGGAACATGGACAAGGCGGTGGTCGCGGGTCTCGTCGAGGGCGGCCCGGTCAACTTCGCCACCAACACCCTGACCATTGCCGTCGCCCCCGGAAACCCCAAGGAAATCAGGACTTTCGCCGATCTGGCCAAGCCGGGAACCAGCGTCGTGGTGTGCGCACCACCGGTGCCGTGTGGTGGTGCCACCGAAAAGGTCGAGAAGGCCACCGGGGTCACACTGTCCCCGGTGAGTGAGGAGCCCTCGGTCACCGACGTGCTCGGCAAGGTGACCAGCGGGCAGGCCGACGCCGGCCTGGTCTATGTCACCGACGCCGCCGGAGCCGGGGACAAGGTCACTGCCGTGGCGTTCCCCGAGGCCTCGCAGGCCGTCAACACCTATCCCATCGCGGTGCTCAAAGACTCCGAGAAGGCCGAGTTGGCGCACCGCTTCGTCGACCTGGTCACCGGTGAGGCCGGCCAAAAGGCGCTCGCGAAAGCGGGATTCGCCAAGCCCTGACCGGGCCTGCGGTAGCGCCGTAGCCTGATGGCGTGGCCGATCCGAGCGAGATCAGTGCCGACGACCTGGCGGCACTGGAATTCTTCGCCGGATGCCGTCCGTCGGCGCTGGCGCCGTTGACCGCCCTGCTGCGGCCGTTGTCGGCCCCGGCAGGTGAGGTCCTGATCCATCAGGACGACACGGCCCTGAAGTTCATGCTGATCGCCTCCGGGCGCACCCAGGTGACCCACGATGGGCCCGACGGCCCGGACGTCGTCGCCGAGTTGGAGCCCGGGATGATCGTCGGGGAGATCGCGTTGCTACGCGATGCGCCGCGCACGGCCACCGTGACGGCCATCGAGCCGGTGACGGGCTGGGTCGGTGACCGCGCGGCCTTCGAGTTCCTCCTGCAAATGCCCGGGATGTTCGATCGTCTGGTGCGCATCGCGCGCCAGCGGCTGGCCTCGGCCATCACGCCGATCCCGGTGCAGGTGAAAAACGGCGACTGGTTCTATCTGCGCCCGGTACTGCCCGGCGACGTCGAGCGCACCATGAACGGGCCGGTCGAGTTCTCCAGTGAAACCCTCTACCGGCGTTTCCAATCCGTGCGTAAGCCGACGAAGGCGCTGTTGGAGTATCTCTTCGAGGTTGACTACGCCGATCACTTCGTCTGGGTGATGACCGAGGGCGAGTTGGGCCCGGTCGTCGCCGACGCCCGTGTGGTCCGCGAGGGTCACCATGCGACGACCGCCGAGGTGGCATTCACCGTCGGCGACGACTATCAGGGCCGTGGTATCGGGACCTTTCTGCTGGATGCCCTGGTGGTATCTGCGGATTACCTTGGGATTGAACGTTTTACCGCACGGGTGCTGAGTGAGAACTATGCGATGCGGCGCATCCTGGACCGGCTCGGTGCGGTGTGGGAGCGCGAGGATCTCGGCGTGGTGCTCACCGACGTCCCGGTGCCCGCCGTCGACACGCTGAGCCTGGACCCTGAACTGGCGGCGAAGATCAAGGACGTGACCCGGCAGGTGATCCGGTCGGTGAACCAGTGAGGTCACCGATAAGTGGCCGCCGGCCGCCATTGACCAAAGACACGCTCGTGTGCATCTCGCTGGCGGCACGGCCCAGCAACATCGGCACCCGGTTCCACAACTATCTCTACGATCAACTCGGCCTGGATTTCCTCTACAAGGCTTTCACCACAACCGATATCGCCGCGGCCATCGGCGGGGTGCGGGCGTTGGGCATCCGTGGTTGTTCGGTGTCGATGCCGTTCAAGAAGGCCGTCATGGACCTCGTCGACGAGGTCGAACCGTCGGCACTGGCCATCGATGCGGTCAACACAATCGTCAACGACCTGTCGGTGCCCGGCGGTCGCCTGGTCGCCTCCAACACCGACTACCTGGCGGTGCAGGAACTCGTCGATCGGTTGGACCCGAGTGATGCGGTGCTGATCCGCGGCAGTGGCGGCATGGCCAAGGCCGTCGGTGCAGCCTTGCGGGACAAGGGTTTCCGTAACGGAACTGTCATCGCGCGCAATATGGAAGCCGGGCGTGAACTGGCCGGGATGCTCGGCTACGGCTTTGCGCCGCAGGTCGGCGCGTTGACCGCACCCATCCTGGTCAACGTCACCCCGATCGGGATGGCCGATGGTCCCGACGAGCATCGGAGCGCATTCGAGCCCGCGACCATCGAGGCAGCCCGCGCAGTCGTCGACGTCGTGGCGATGCCGGCCGAAACCCCGTTGATCACCGCGGCCCGGGCGGCGGGGCTGCCGGTCATCACCGGCGCCGAGGTGATCGCACTGCAAGCCGCCGAACAATTCGAGCGTTACACGGGAGTGCGCCCGGCGCCTGAGCAGGTGGCTGCGGCGTCGGCCTTCTCGCGGCAGGCGCCTACGGTGTGATGACCGTCTGGTCGTCGATCGCCGAGGTGGCATCCATCAGTGGACCCATCTGATCCTCGGTGCCATCGGCGTTGAACTGCAACACAAACAGCCCGTCCGACCCGGGGATCACCACGGTCTTCTGGGCGATCAACCGGGTGGCGCCGTCCTTCACGTAGGTGCCACCGATCTGGTAGGAGTCGAACCCGCTCAACTCTCCTGCTGAGCCGTCACCCTGGTTCTGGTAACCCGGCAGGTTCCGGATCTCGTTCGGTGCGTACTCCAGGATCTTGGCCGGGTCGACATCTCCGGTGAGTCTGGACATCAACGCGATGATCGACGGCGGGTCGTCTGCGAA
Protein-coding regions in this window:
- a CDS encoding LpqN/LpqT family lipoprotein; protein product: MTTSMRAGGIAVAVVSLGVALAGCGDKTVSGTATEATGSSETSTAPTKTEDTRTPTAGHQYTIVDYIRDNKITEAPVHRGDPGTPTMDLPIPDGWADATSSAPEWAWGAIVSTDPAFADDPPSIIALMSRLTGDVDPAKILEYAPNEIRNLPGYQNQGDGSAGELSGFDSYQIGGTYVKDGATRLIAQKTVVIPGSDGLFVLQFNADGTEDQMGPLMDATSAIDDQTVITP
- a CDS encoding shikimate 5-dehydrogenase codes for the protein MCISLAARPSNIGTRFHNYLYDQLGLDFLYKAFTTTDIAAAIGGVRALGIRGCSVSMPFKKAVMDLVDEVEPSALAIDAVNTIVNDLSVPGGRLVASNTDYLAVQELVDRLDPSDAVLIRGSGGMAKAVGAALRDKGFRNGTVIARNMEAGRELAGMLGYGFAPQVGALTAPILVNVTPIGMADGPDEHRSAFEPATIEAARAVVDVVAMPAETPLITAARAAGLPVITGAEVIALQAAEQFERYTGVRPAPEQVAAASAFSRQAPTV
- the modA gene encoding molybdate ABC transporter substrate-binding protein; amino-acid sequence: MTRARMCALAIGAFAATALIGGCTSAENTPEPSSAAQGGSITVFAAASLKSAFTEIGGQFETDNPGSTVEFSFAGSSDLVTQLTQGADADVFASADTRNMDKAVVAGLVEGGPVNFATNTLTIAVAPGNPKEIRTFADLAKPGTSVVVCAPPVPCGGATEKVEKATGVTLSPVSEEPSVTDVLGKVTSGQADAGLVYVTDAAGAGDKVTAVAFPEASQAVNTYPIAVLKDSEKAELAHRFVDLVTGEAGQKALAKAGFAKP
- a CDS encoding GNAT family N-acetyltransferase, which codes for MADPSEISADDLAALEFFAGCRPSALAPLTALLRPLSAPAGEVLIHQDDTALKFMLIASGRTQVTHDGPDGPDVVAELEPGMIVGEIALLRDAPRTATVTAIEPVTGWVGDRAAFEFLLQMPGMFDRLVRIARQRLASAITPIPVQVKNGDWFYLRPVLPGDVERTMNGPVEFSSETLYRRFQSVRKPTKALLEYLFEVDYADHFVWVMTEGELGPVVADARVVREGHHATTAEVAFTVGDDYQGRGIGTFLLDALVVSADYLGIERFTARVLSENYAMRRILDRLGAVWEREDLGVVLTDVPVPAVDTLSLDPELAAKIKDVTRQVIRSVNQ